The Oncorhynchus mykiss isolate Arlee unplaced genomic scaffold, USDA_OmykA_1.1 un_scaffold_144, whole genome shotgun sequence genome has a window encoding:
- the mettl21e gene encoding methyltransferase like 21e translates to MNPLLTQAVQTEEDAETEGVDVDAELAAAIMSRRIIQSLITVEAWEGYTFADHQIKIKESHDLYGAVMWPSAIVLCYFLDTHRDTYNLLDKNVIELGAGTGLVSIVTSLLGAKVTSTDLPEVLSNLQYNVLRNTRGSCRHAPHVAELSWGKELEQRFPQAACHYDYVFAADVVYCHPYLAELLDTFDHLCQDGTEILWAMRFRLDRENQFVERFQTRFHLDELYDLPSLSIKLYRASRKGMGRKTRSGEAA, encoded by the exons GTGTTGATGTGGATGCTGAGCTGGCAGCTGCCATCATGTCCAGGAGGATCATCCAGTCTCTGATCACCGTGGAAGCCTGGGAGGGATACACCTTCGCTGACCATCAGATCAAGATCAAGGAGTCACATGACCTCTACGGCGCTGTGATGTGGCCCTCG GCCATAGTGCTGTGTTACTTCCTGGATACGCACCGTGACACGTACAACCTGCTGGACAAGAACGTCATCGAGCTGGGCGCCGGGACCGGTCTGGTCTCCATAGTTACAAGCCTTCTAG GTGCCAAGGTCACGTCCACAGACCTGCCGGAGGTGCTGAGTAACCTGCAGTATAACGTACTGCGTAACACCAGGGGTTCCTGTAGACACGCTCCTCATGTCGCTGAGCTGTCCTGGGGGAAGGAGCTGGAACAACGCTTCCCTCAGGCTGCCTGTCACTACGACTACGTGTTCGCTGCCGATGTGGTGTACTGCCACCCCTACCTGGCGGAACTCTTGGACACCTTCGATCACCTGTGTCAGGACGGGACGGAGATCCTCTGGGCCATGAGGTTCCGTCTGGACAGAGAGAACCAGTTCGTAGAACGGTTCCAGACCAGGTTCCATCTGGATGAACTGTACGATCTGCCCAGTCTCAGTATCAAACTGTACCGAGCATCGAGGAAGGGGATGGGGAGGAAGACACGGTCTGGAGAGGCAGCTTAA